GGTCCCACCCGAGGTGATACAGCTGGACGAACCGCACGCCGCGCTCGGCCAGCCGGCGCGCGAGGATGCAGTTCGCCGCATAGGTGCCGGGCCGGCGGGAGTCCGGGCCGTATAGCTCGAAGATGGAGTCGGGCTCGTCGGAGAGGTCCATCGCCTCGGGCACGGAGGTCTGCATCCGGTACGCCATCTCGTACTGGGCGATTCGGGAATGCACCTCCGGATCGCCGAAGGTCTCGGCGCGCAGGGTGTTCAGCTCGGTCAGGTAATCCAGCGCCCGCCGGCGGTCCTTGTCCCCGATGCCGGGCGGATTGTCCAGGTACAACACGGGCTGGCTGCCGGAGCGGAACTGGACGCCCTGGTGCATCGACGCGAGAAAGCCGGAGCCCCAGAGCCGCGAATAGATCGGCTGTGGCCGCTGCAATCCGCGGGACAGCAGCACAGAGAACGTAGGCAGGTTCTCGTTCTCACTCCCCAATCCGTAACTGAGCCAGGCCCCCATGCTGGGCCGGCCAGGCTGCTGCGAGCCGGTCTGAAAAAAGGTGATGGCGGGATCGTGGTTGATGGCCTCGGTGTGCATCGACTTCACGAAGCACAACTCGTCGACGATCTTCGCCGTGTGCGGCATCAACTCGCTCACCCACGCCCCGCTCTGGCCGTGTTGCGCGAAGTCGAAGTACGAGCGCGCCATCGGGAAGGTGCTCTGGCCGGCGGTCATCCCGGTCAGCCGCTGCCCGTTCCGCACGGAATCCGGCAGCTCTTGCCCGTGTAACTCGGCGATGCGCGGCTTGTAGTCGAACAGATCCATCTGCGACGGCCCGCCGCTCTGGAACAGGTAGATCACGCGCTTTGCGCGCGGCGCCAGATGGCCGGCCTGCAACAACCCGCCGGCCGACGGCCCCGCCGCGCCCGGGTTCGGCCCGATGCTGCACCCCGGCAACAGGGACGCCAGCGCTGCCCCACCGATGCCGAGGCTAAGGGTGGATAGGAAGTGCCGGCGGTTCGTGCACAGCGCGGCCTCGTGTTCGGGCCCGGAATAGATCAAGGGTTTGTCTGGATTCATGACCGCATCTTCGCTTCGTCCATGTTCAAGATCGTACTCACCACCACCGTCATCGCCGCGAGGTCGATGGGATCGGCCGCCGGATCGACGCCGTACGCCCCGACGCCCAGCAACGCCTCGGCCTCGGCCGGCGCCGCGGCGAACCGGGCCCGCTCCTCCTCGAATAACTGGCTCAAAATCGCCCGCTCGCGGTTGTCCGGCTCCCGCGATGTCGCCATCCGAAACGCCGTCGCGATGGCGTCGTCCCCGCGCAGTAGGCGCGTGGCGAGCACCCGCGAGGCCTCGATGTACTGGGGGTCGTTCAGCAGCACGAGTGATTGCAGCGGGGTGCTGGTCGATTGCCGCTTGACGACGCAGACGGCCCGCTCCGCGGCGTCAAACGTGAGCATCGCCGGCGGTGGAATCGTCCGCTTCCAGTACGAATACACACTGCGCCGGTACAAGTCGTCGCCGGTGCTCGGGCGGTATTTGTTTTCGCCGATCTGGTTTGCCATCTCCTTCCAGATCTCCCCGGGCTGGTACGGCTTCACCCACCATCCCCCGATCTCGGGATTCAGCAACCCGCTGATAGCCAGGGCGTTGTCGCGCACCATCTCGGCCGTCAGCCGTTGCGAAGGACCTCGGGCGAGCAGGATATTCTGTGGATCTCGGGCCAATTTTTCGGGGGAGATGCGGGCCTCCTGCCGATACGTGGCCGACAGCGCAATCTTGCGGATGAGGGCTTTGATGTCCCATCCACTTTCTTGCACCCAAACGGACAGTGCGTCCAGCAGCTCGGGGTGCGACGGCAGCGCGCCCTGGCTCCCGAAGTCTTCCTGCGTGGCGACTATCCCCCGCCCAAACAACAGCCCCCAGACGCGATTCACGAGCACACGCGACGTCAACGGGTGCTCGGGATGGGTCATCCATCGGGCGAGCCCGTGGCGGTTGCGTGGGTAGTCATCGGGAAACGGGAGGATGGCTGCCGGTGTGCCAGGCTCCACCCGGGTGGTCGGAGCGTCGTAGGCGCCGCGCGCGAGGATGTGGGTCGGCCGGGGCTCGGCCATCTCTTCCATCACCATCACCAACGGAATCTCGATGGGAATCCGCCGTAGGCTGTCGAGTACAACCTGCCATCCGAGGTACTCGGCGTCCTCGTGGAGCAGGTAGTGGGTGTAGAGATCGTTTCTGAACCCGGCCGGTGGCGTAGCTTCCGACACCCTGGCGAGCGGCCGGCCGCCGGCGAGCTGCGCCACTTCAAGGGGCGACAGCATGCGGCCATAGATCCGCACCTCGTCAATCGCGCCGCCATGAAACCCTTCGATCGCACCATTCGGCGTGTCACGAGTGTTCCAGTTGCCGATCAGCACCTCGTTCCCATTGAGGATGCTGAGGCGCTCGAGGTTGTCCGACTCCACCTTCACGGTCTGCGCTTCGCCGTCGATATACAACGCCACGCCGGCTGCCCGCCCCGAGCCGTCGTACGTCGCGAAGACGTGGGTCCATGCGCCCTCCGGAATCGGCGCGATTGTCACCACCTGCACCTCTTCTCCCCCGGCGTCGTGGATTAGGCTGGCGCGGAGCCGGCGGTCTTTCGTGAGGGTAAGCTGATAGCCGCCGCGTTTCTGCTCCTCGTTGCGCTTGACGATGAGGGCCGCGTCGCGGTCGCGCGCGCCTTCGTGGCGGATCCATGCGCCAAGAGAAAAGGCGCTGGCATGCTCGAAGTCCGCCGCATCCCCGATATCCAGGTAATTATGACCGTCGAACGCAAACGCCCGGCCGGCGTAGCCGTCGACGACTTCGGGCGGCGCGAGGACGTTGATGAGCCGGGTGTTGATGTACCCTGGATTCCCCTGGAGGGCCGGCGTGGCCTCGTGGGTCAGTTCATCGAGGGGGAGATGGACGACGAGGCCGGCATCCAGGCCCCGCATGAGATCCGCCTCGGCGAAACCGCGTTGCTCCCAACCGGCAAACGCCGGCGTGGGCGCCGCCTCGCGCGTGGCGACGAGAGCTTCCAGCCGTCCGATCCGGGCTCGGACGGAGTCCGCCAGGGCCTGGATGACGGGATCCTCGACCCGCATATTCGGCGCCGGCGCAAGGTCGAAGTAGTTGATCTGACCCCGCTCGTCGATCGTATTAAAAAACGCGAAAAGGCTGTAGTAGTCCTGCTGAGAAATCGGGTCGTACTTGTGGTCGTGGCAACGGGCACAATCCGCCGTGATGCCGAGAAATGTGGTGGCGACGGTGTGGGTGCGGTCGGCCACGTATTCGGTGATGTACTCCTCGTTCACCACGCCCCCTTCCTGGGTGATGCCGTGGTTGCGGTTGAAGCCGGTCGCGAGGCGTTCCTCGTAGCCGGCGTTGGGCAACAGGTCGCCGGCGAGCTGATGGGTGATGAAGTCGTCGTAGGGGAGGTTGGTATTAAAAGCGCGGACGACCCAGTCCCGCCAGGGCCACATCGTCCGGGGGCGGTCGTCCTGGTAGCCGTGGGAGTCGGCGTACCGGGCGGCGTCGAGCCACACGGAGGCCATGCGCTCGCCATAGGCCGGCGAGTTGAGCAAGCGATCGACCACACGCTCGTAGGCGTCCGGAGCGTCATCGGCCAGGAAAGCGTCGATTTCGGCGAGGGACGGCGGGAGGCCGGTCACGTCGAACGACACCCGGCGGAGCCACTCGGCGCGGGAGGCCGCCGGGGCAGGCGCGAGGCCTTCGCGCTCGAGGCCGGCGAGGACGAACCGGTCGATGGCGTCGCGCGGCCAGTCCGCCCGGCGAACGTCGGGGAGGGCCGGCATCGCGGGCGGCGTAAAGGCCCAGTGTTCTTTC
This portion of the Rhodothermales bacterium genome encodes:
- a CDS encoding DUF1501 domain-containing protein, whose amino-acid sequence is MNPDKPLIYSGPEHEAALCTNRRHFLSTLSLGIGGAALASLLPGCSIGPNPGAAGPSAGGLLQAGHLAPRAKRVIYLFQSGGPSQMDLFDYKPRIAELHGQELPDSVRNGQRLTGMTAGQSTFPMARSYFDFAQHGQSGAWVSELMPHTAKIVDELCFVKSMHTEAINHDPAITFFQTGSQQPGRPSMGAWLSYGLGSENENLPTFSVLLSRGLQRPQPIYSRLWGSGFLASMHQGVQFRSGSQPVLYLDNPPGIGDKDRRRALDYLTELNTLRAETFGDPEVHSRIAQYEMAYRMQTSVPEAMDLSDEPDSIFELYGPDSRRPGTYAANCILARRLAERGVRFVQLYHLGWDQHSDLPREISLQAQDTDQASAALVTDLKRRGLLDDTLVIWGGEFGRTIYSQGSLTPDNYGRDHHPRCFTLWMAGGGVKPGFTYGETDDFSYNIVRDPVHVHDLNATMLHLLGIDHERLTFKHQGRYYRLTDVHGKVVSGLMA
- a CDS encoding DUF1553 domain-containing protein is translated as MPLSRSSFLIPLVALFAFAGCSGPESTTQATAVVPAVVDFNFHVKPILSDRCFKCHGPDANTREAGLRLDTHEGALAALTDEDGQPTDQFAIVPGDPGASELVRRIHHEDPEERMPPEDSKLELTPTEIAILEKWIEQGAAWKEHWAFTPPAMPALPDVRRADWPRDAIDRFVLAGLEREGLAPAPAASRAEWLRRVSFDVTGLPPSLAEIDAFLADDAPDAYERVVDRLLNSPAYGERMASVWLDAARYADSHGYQDDRPRTMWPWRDWVVRAFNTNLPYDDFITHQLAGDLLPNAGYEERLATGFNRNHGITQEGGVVNEEYITEYVADRTHTVATTFLGITADCARCHDHKYDPISQQDYYSLFAFFNTIDERGQINYFDLAPAPNMRVEDPVIQALADSVRARIGRLEALVATREAAPTPAFAGWEQRGFAEADLMRGLDAGLVVHLPLDELTHEATPALQGNPGYINTRLINVLAPPEVVDGYAGRAFAFDGHNYLDIGDAADFEHASAFSLGAWIRHEGARDRDAALIVKRNEEQKRGGYQLTLTKDRRLRASLIHDAGGEEVQVVTIAPIPEGAWTHVFATYDGSGRAAGVALYIDGEAQTVKVESDNLERLSILNGNEVLIGNWNTRDTPNGAIEGFHGGAIDEVRIYGRMLSPLEVAQLAGGRPLARVSEATPPAGFRNDLYTHYLLHEDAEYLGWQVVLDSLRRIPIEIPLVMVMEEMAEPRPTHILARGAYDAPTTRVEPGTPAAILPFPDDYPRNRHGLARWMTHPEHPLTSRVLVNRVWGLLFGRGIVATQEDFGSQGALPSHPELLDALSVWVQESGWDIKALIRKIALSATYRQEARISPEKLARDPQNILLARGPSQRLTAEMVRDNALAISGLLNPEIGGWWVKPYQPGEIWKEMANQIGENKYRPSTGDDLYRRSVYSYWKRTIPPPAMLTFDAAERAVCVVKRQSTSTPLQSLVLLNDPQYIEASRVLATRLLRGDDAIATAFRMATSREPDNRERAILSQLFEEERARFAAAPAEAEALLGVGAYGVDPAADPIDLAAMTVVVSTILNMDEAKMRS